A window from Primulina eburnea isolate SZY01 chromosome 2, ASM2296580v1, whole genome shotgun sequence encodes these proteins:
- the LOC140823573 gene encoding STS14 protein-like, translating to MFLLLSMFTSLMLISQASTQAQPPPSPPAAAPPAPSVALPNSTQEYLEAHNQARAEVGVGPFVWSEPLAKSASLTVRLQRDKQNCTFANLSNSRYGGNQLWAGGFTVTPRIAVETWVAEKKFYTYANNSCAPEHRCGVYTQVVWKNSQELGCAEAVCPKERSSLTICFYNPPGNVIGEKPY from the coding sequence ATGTTCCTACTCTTATCAATGTTCACTTCTCTAATGCTCATCTCCCAGGCTTCAACCCAAGCTCAGCCGCCGCCTTCTCCTCCGGCGGCAGCGCCCCCAGCTCCGTCGGTGGCTCTACCCAACTCGACCCAAGAATATCTTGAAGCCCACAACCAAGCTAGGGCCGAAGTAGGTGTCGGCCCCTTCGTGTGGAGCGAACCACTAGCGAAATCCGCCAGCCTTACGGTGAGGCTCCAGAGGGATAAACAGAACTGCACCTTCGCTAACTTGAGCAACAGCAGGTACGGCGGCAACCAGCTGTGGGCCGGTGGCTTCACCGTCACGCCGCGCATCGCGGTGGAGACGTGGGTGGCGGAGAAGAAGTTCTACACTTACGCTAACAATTCTTGCGCGCCGGAACACCGCTGTGGGGTTTACACACAGGTGGTGTGGAAGAACTCGCAAGAACTGGGGTGTGCTGAGGCTGTTTGTCCCAAAGAGCGTTCTAGTTTAACCATTTGTTTCTATAATCCCCCTGGAAATGTAATTGGAGAGAAACCGTACTAG
- the LOC140823571 gene encoding uncharacterized protein isoform X2 has protein sequence MEKALGYKASSHYINETAIPQPAAELIKEIAVLELEVEHLEHHLLSLYRNAFDPQFTSLIPSKKFGVKSQQPASRRRRLDFSGTDTSSAKDKFAPEINTHSLSKEVDEDNLVESLVQRSHSSLSQRTAPSSKTSFNTCYSQPLSMMENTSSNVISLAEHLGTRISDHLPETPNKLSEEMVRCMCNIYYKLADPPLVHHSYSSPTSSLSSVGAFSPKFQPDLWSHGFRNEFSFDVRLDNPFHTEGLKDFSGPYSTMVEVNCIYRSREKLNYIEYLLRDFRSLISRLEEIDPGKLTHEEKLAFWINVHNALVMHAFLAYGIPENNMKRMFLLMKAAYDVGGQIVSADVMQNSILGCRMSHSGQWLRLLFSSRTKFKSSDARQAYAIAGSEPLLHFALSTGSHSDPAVRIYTPKRVYHQLEAAKEEYIRATFGIRKDKRIVLPKIVEYFAKESGLCTGDIVQMIQQSLPESLMKTIKRRSKPVQSSRKNIEWVPHNFSFRYLILKELVK, from the exons ATGGAAAAGGCACTTGGTTACAAGGCTTCGTCCCACTATATAAATGAAACCGCTATTCCTCAG CCAGCTGCAGAGCTCATTAAAGAAATTGCAGTATTGGAGCTAGAAGTCGAGCACTTAGAGCATCATCTTCTGTCACTGTATCGAAATGCATTTGATCCTCAATTCACTTCCTTAATCCCGTCCAAGAAATTTGGAGTAAAATCACAGCAACCGGCCTCGAGAAGGAGGCGACTAGATTTTTCAGGAACTGATACTTCGTCAGCAAAAGATAAATTTGCACCTGAAATTAATACTCATTCATTATCCAAGGAAGTCGATGAAGATAATCTTGTTGAGTCGTTAGTTCAACGCTCCCACTCTTCACTCTCTCAACGTACAGCACCGTCGAGCAAAACTTCttttaatacatgttattcTCAGCCATTGTCCATGATGGAG AATACGTCTTCGAATGTAATTAGTTTGGCAGAGCATCTTGGAACCCGTATTTCGGATCATTTACCAGAGACACCGAACAAGCTTTCGGAAGAAATGGTCAGGTGCATGTGCAACATTTATTACAAGCTTGCTGATCCTCCATTGGTTCACCACAGCTACTCGTCGCCCACTTCATCTTTGTCATCTGTGGGTGCATTTTCTCCAAAATTTCAGCCTGACTTGTGGAGTCATGGATTTAGAAACGAATTTTCCTTTGATGTTCGGCTGGATAACCCGTTTCATACAGAAGGGCTGAAAGATTTTAGTGGACCTTACAGCACAATGGTTGAAGTAAATTGTATATACAGAAGTCGAGAGAAATTGAACTATATCGAATACTTATTACGGGACTTTAG GTCACTTATTTCTCGATTGGAAGAGATAGATCCCGGAAAGTTGACCCATGAGGAGAAGCTGGCGTTCTGGATCAATGTACACAATGCTTTGGTGATGCAT GCGTTTCTGGCATATGGCATCCCGGAAAACAATATGAAGCGGATGTTTCTACTGATGAAG GCTGCCTACGATGTTGGAGGTCAAATAGTGAGCGCAGATGTTATGCAGAATTCTATCCTGGGATGCCGAATGTCGCATTCTGGACAG TGGCTTAGGTTACTGTTTTCATCAAgaacaaaatttaaatcaagcgACGCACGGCAAGCATATGCAATTGCAGGATCGGAGCCACTTCTGCACTTTGCTCTCTCAACCGGGAGCCACTCTGATCCAGCA GTTCGTATATACACGCCAAAGAGAGTATACCATCAACTGGAAGCTGCAAAAGAAGAGTACATTCGAGCTACATTTGGTATTCGGAAGGATAAAAGGATCGTCCTGCCGAAGATAGTGGAGTACTTCGCCAAGGAATCAGGTCTCTGTACTGGTGACATAGTACAGATGATCCAACAATCTTTGCCTGAGTCTCTAATGAAAACCATTAAGAGAAGATCCAAACCTGTTCAATCTTCGCGCAAAAACATCGAATGGGTTCCACATAATTTTTCTTTCAGGTATCTAATATTGAAAGAGCTGGTGAAGTGA
- the LOC140823571 gene encoding uncharacterized protein isoform X1, producing the protein MEKALGYKASSHYINETAIPQPAAELIKEIAVLELEVEHLEHHLLSLYRNAFDPQFTSLIPSKKFGVKSQQPASRRRRLDFSGTDTSSAKDKFAPEINTHSLSKEVDEDNLVESLVQRSHSSLSQRTAPSSKTSFNTCYSQPLSMMEYSQNTSSNVISLAEHLGTRISDHLPETPNKLSEEMVRCMCNIYYKLADPPLVHHSYSSPTSSLSSVGAFSPKFQPDLWSHGFRNEFSFDVRLDNPFHTEGLKDFSGPYSTMVEVNCIYRSREKLNYIEYLLRDFRSLISRLEEIDPGKLTHEEKLAFWINVHNALVMHAFLAYGIPENNMKRMFLLMKAAYDVGGQIVSADVMQNSILGCRMSHSGQWLRLLFSSRTKFKSSDARQAYAIAGSEPLLHFALSTGSHSDPAVRIYTPKRVYHQLEAAKEEYIRATFGIRKDKRIVLPKIVEYFAKESGLCTGDIVQMIQQSLPESLMKTIKRRSKPVQSSRKNIEWVPHNFSFRYLILKELVK; encoded by the exons ATGGAAAAGGCACTTGGTTACAAGGCTTCGTCCCACTATATAAATGAAACCGCTATTCCTCAG CCAGCTGCAGAGCTCATTAAAGAAATTGCAGTATTGGAGCTAGAAGTCGAGCACTTAGAGCATCATCTTCTGTCACTGTATCGAAATGCATTTGATCCTCAATTCACTTCCTTAATCCCGTCCAAGAAATTTGGAGTAAAATCACAGCAACCGGCCTCGAGAAGGAGGCGACTAGATTTTTCAGGAACTGATACTTCGTCAGCAAAAGATAAATTTGCACCTGAAATTAATACTCATTCATTATCCAAGGAAGTCGATGAAGATAATCTTGTTGAGTCGTTAGTTCAACGCTCCCACTCTTCACTCTCTCAACGTACAGCACCGTCGAGCAAAACTTCttttaatacatgttattcTCAGCCATTGTCCATGATGGAG TATTCTCAGAATACGTCTTCGAATGTAATTAGTTTGGCAGAGCATCTTGGAACCCGTATTTCGGATCATTTACCAGAGACACCGAACAAGCTTTCGGAAGAAATGGTCAGGTGCATGTGCAACATTTATTACAAGCTTGCTGATCCTCCATTGGTTCACCACAGCTACTCGTCGCCCACTTCATCTTTGTCATCTGTGGGTGCATTTTCTCCAAAATTTCAGCCTGACTTGTGGAGTCATGGATTTAGAAACGAATTTTCCTTTGATGTTCGGCTGGATAACCCGTTTCATACAGAAGGGCTGAAAGATTTTAGTGGACCTTACAGCACAATGGTTGAAGTAAATTGTATATACAGAAGTCGAGAGAAATTGAACTATATCGAATACTTATTACGGGACTTTAG GTCACTTATTTCTCGATTGGAAGAGATAGATCCCGGAAAGTTGACCCATGAGGAGAAGCTGGCGTTCTGGATCAATGTACACAATGCTTTGGTGATGCAT GCGTTTCTGGCATATGGCATCCCGGAAAACAATATGAAGCGGATGTTTCTACTGATGAAG GCTGCCTACGATGTTGGAGGTCAAATAGTGAGCGCAGATGTTATGCAGAATTCTATCCTGGGATGCCGAATGTCGCATTCTGGACAG TGGCTTAGGTTACTGTTTTCATCAAgaacaaaatttaaatcaagcgACGCACGGCAAGCATATGCAATTGCAGGATCGGAGCCACTTCTGCACTTTGCTCTCTCAACCGGGAGCCACTCTGATCCAGCA GTTCGTATATACACGCCAAAGAGAGTATACCATCAACTGGAAGCTGCAAAAGAAGAGTACATTCGAGCTACATTTGGTATTCGGAAGGATAAAAGGATCGTCCTGCCGAAGATAGTGGAGTACTTCGCCAAGGAATCAGGTCTCTGTACTGGTGACATAGTACAGATGATCCAACAATCTTTGCCTGAGTCTCTAATGAAAACCATTAAGAGAAGATCCAAACCTGTTCAATCTTCGCGCAAAAACATCGAATGGGTTCCACATAATTTTTCTTTCAGGTATCTAATATTGAAAGAGCTGGTGAAGTGA